The Mustela nigripes isolate SB6536 chromosome X, MUSNIG.SB6536, whole genome shotgun sequence genomic sequence gaaaatgaatttGCCTCTTTATActtgactttttctcttttctaaaacgCAAAGATTCTTATCCACTCTGTCTAGGCTCATTTTTCCCCCCGcaacaaatatctttttcttgGGCGGCACTACAGTCCCTAGGTTTGCTGGAGGAGCCATGTTGATTCACTGCTCTGTGGTGATGCTTACGTGCTTTTCCCTCCATCCCCTTTTCCTTTTGAGCTTCCTGTTTCAGGAAGCCTTCCGCAGCACCTTCTGGGTACTTCTGTTGTCACTGATTACACCTTACATGTTATATCAGAGTGTCCtctataaatcttttaaaaaatattttatttatttatttgacagagagcacatgaggaaggggagtggcaggcagaggggagagagggagaagccagcgccctgctgagcagggagcccgacttgggacttgatcccgtgaccctgagatcatggcctgagctgaaggcagacacttaacccactgagccacccgggccccCCCTCTATAAATCTTAATACACTTCCCTGTGTCTTGTATTAACCTGCCAAAAGCAAGGTGTGGAGCGAAGTGGAAGGGAGGGGACTGGTACATGAAGATGTGCAGAGATCGTTTCTTCATGATTTGACAACGGATTACGTATAAatgcagggagaaggagaactcCAGGGGACTGAACCTTTACTTCTTAGTGACCAGGGGAAAGGTGTTGCCTGTATACGACGAGTAGGGaaatttcaaggaattggtcATTTGAAGGGCCAGGAGATAAATTCTTCCTGGGCATTTTGGGTTCCAGGTGCCACTtgctccatgctgttctccaaaGCAATATTCAAACTTTGAACAAAATTCTGCAAGCTTCCTACACCTTTCACTTTGGGCAGATGACCCTTCCCTGTTTACAGAGTGTGCAGATGGCCATCTCGTATACATGTCAGCTTTCTTCTCCTGAAAACGTCTTTACCTTCACATGGGGCACTTTTTCCTAATGGTTCCTAGATTTTCTGAGTCTCCTGTCACTTTGCTCAGGCTCTTGTCTACCCTCTAGTCCCTTCCTCCCTGGCTTTTTTGCTCCCACTTTCTTCTGACTCACATATCTAGTATCTGGAACACAAGTTGTCTTCCTTCATAGGTCTCTCTTTCCCTGTTTTCCTTCCACCCCTCTGAGCTTTCCCAGAGCTTAATCCACAGCACACTTCCTCTCATTCCTCGTCTCTTAGTTTCTTGCCAACCACTCAGCCAATTTGTGATTGCACTACCTCTATCACCACACTATTAAAAAACTGttctcaggggctcctgggtggctcagtgggttaagcctctgcctttggctcaggtcacgatctcagggtcctggggtcgagccccacatcaggctccctgcacagtgaagagcccgtttctccctctccctatgctcaCCCCCCGCCCACTcagctccctctcttgctctcgctctatcacaaataagtaaaatattttttaaagaacctgtTCTTGTAGGGTGCCtacggctcagtcagttaagtgtccgactcttgattttagctcaggtcatgatcttaggggcctgggatcgagccccatgttgggctctgtgctcaatgcagagttggcttgtccctctccctctgctcctcctcctgctctcgttctctctaaataaaatcttaaaaaaagaaaaaaacaacaaaccctgTTCTTACGAAAGTCACCAGTGCCCACGTGATGCTGGTGGCAGGGGCCTCCTTTATCACCCCACTTAAGCTCTTTGCTGTACTTAATGCCATTAACCAGCATCCTATCCTTGAAGCACTTGGCTTTTTTCTCAGCCTGTGCATTAACACTTGTTTCTAGTACTAGCCACAGCATTGTTCTTCCCCTTTGGGTCTTCTTTCCAGTTCTGTGTACGTTGACAAGTTGGACGTCATATAGATGCAGCATCTCTACTTCTGACTTTATCTGCCATCAGCTTTTTGCAATCTTTGGCTTTCCTGCAGATTTCGCGGCCTTCGGGGTTTCTTTTGTTCTCTGACAGAAACATCTGTGCTCTCTTCTGTGGTATTCTCTTAGTCTTTCCTCTCTTATTTACTTGCCTAGTAgcttagtgtttttctttctttcctttttttggggggaaagatttatttatttgtgagagcgAGGGAGAGTGGGCACCAGTCGGGGGAGGggtcggggcagagggagagagagaatcacaagcagatgcccggctgagcacggagcctaactcagggctccatcccaggaccccaagataatgacctgagctgaaatcaagagtcagctgcgtCACTGCCTGCGCCCCCGGGCGCCCTGCTTCGTGTTTCTCAAATGGCCTTCATTAAGAACTTACCtgtaaacatatatttgttttctagtgggggaaaaaaaacccttttatttaAGAGGACTTTATtcgtaaagttttttttttattttcagagcctaggagaggaaaaagtaagaggaaggggagggtaCTGAAGAGATATCCTTTGAGGTAAAATCCTGTTTCAGtgtatacctttaaaaaaactttttttttcacctgacTTCGCTTTTGCTTAAAAAACTTGGAGCAGTTTATCACCATTTTGTACGACTCACCACTTTAGGATTTTTAGGCGTTTTAATCGGATAGGGCCTCTTGTAACAGGGCTGGTGTCTTATTTGGTTTTACGGCACTACAGGTTTATTTGGATTTAATTAGGGGCTAAGTAGCAGTTGTTTACATTATGGCTGTTAGAGCCCTGTAAAAGCTGTTGAGAGGAATTGTACCTTTCATCTTGTGATTAGATTGTGATTATTTTGCGGGACCATAATTtgggccccctcccccaaatcattTTAGTTTTGTGTTGTCAAAAAAGCAATGATCTAAGGGAAAGCAGAAGATATCTGAAAAATACACATTGCCTTCCACACTGATTTTTCTTAACTAGTAAGTAGGGTTTGCGGTGATAGCGGTGATGaccaaattttaggattgatttAGATCACACAAGCAAAATCTTATGgcagctttaaaatgttttcGATCGACCCTAATCATAGACAGAATATTATACTGGGCTTCTGAGCCTGTGAAGACATGTACCATTGGTACTTTGGtgttaaaatgactaaaatcaggttttttttcctttcccttcttaccTAGTTCCTTATTTTAGATAAGTGGGGTAATGGATATTTCCAAGgcctggaatctttttttttttttctcacataaatGTACACAGCCCTGCATTCATTTGGGAAAAGTGTTAAAGTCAGTGCCTGTCTAGTGACAGATGGTGCTTTGAGGTTGGACACCTGGTGTACTTCCCAAAGACTGAATGTCCTGCCTCTAGTGTGCTAATGTTCAGTGATCTAAAGAGCTACATCTCTGAGAAGAGTATGAAATCTTATCTGGGAGGAGGTTGGACACCAGGACTGACAGCAGACTGCTGCTCTGTGCTTCagaaaatagtaaatgtttaCTTTTCCCTTCCAGTTGCTGTCGTCCTCGCCTAACCGTGTTCCTAGCAGCAGGCTGCATCAGATCAAAAGGGTAAATTTTCCTTCCTAGCTCAGAGCTACAGTAGTCTGAATTGTCCACTtcgcttttattttcattctgaagATTGGGCCATTAAACATGAATAGCCACAGGCAGCTGGAAATTCTTCTGAGTGTGCAGGTGAAACAGAGATGCGGCAGGGGAGACAATCTTAGAATGTTCTGCTGCGCTGTGATGATggcaaagaaggcagaaaagtcttttaagattttcttcgaGGTGGAGAACCATGTGGATGTGCATAAATACTGTGTTTTCAGCATGTGTTTGTCTTCGCAGGAGGAAGGCATGGATATGATGAACAGGGAAACTGCACACGAACGGTTAGTGCTCCATGAGAACATGGTCTAGCTTGATGTATGTCTTGTATATATGTCTGAGCACTGAATggcctttcatttctgtttgttttaggGAAGTGCAGACAGCAATGCAGATAAGCCAGTCATGGGATGAGAGCTTGAGCCTGGTAAAGTTAATCCCATGtttgcttgttgttgttgttgttgtttttcctggaaACCTTTATGTTGTTCATtggcttcattcatttttttggtaCCCTTCTGTTCCCCCCACCCTGTTTCCAAATTTGTGTTCATTTCTGATCTCTCCATTTCCACCAGAACATGAGAGTGCGACTTTTAGAATCTGTACATTTCTATTCTAAAAACGTAGGTGTGTTTGAGTAGTAAAGAGCTGTGATGTGCTGGATTGTGAATTATGAGGAAGTAACACTTGTGTGTTTACAGAGTGACAGCGATTTTGAGAAGCCGGAGAAACTATATTCTCCTAAAAGAATTGACTTCACCCCGGTGTCTCCAGCACCATCGCCCACTAGAGGATTTGGAAAGGTCGGCTCGTTGAGAAGATGTTAACTCTCTTTCACACACTAAGCTGTTAActctctaaaacacacacacacacaaacacacacacatgcatgcatacacacacaccccacctcaTGTGTAAAGAATCCGAtgatgagaaggaaaatgattgAAAGTCTGCGAtagtaatttggaaaaaaaaaatggtctgtcaatacatgtgtatattctctctgtctctctctctctcgtgtgtgtgtgtgtgtgtgtgtgtgtgcgcgctcgTGTGCATATAGACAGACAGCTAAGTAATTCTAAGGATGTTGTTTCTGTTATCTTGAGAACCTTTTGAAAGCTGGAGCACTAAAGCTATGTTAAtatgaaatgtgttttttctaGCAATGTTTTTCACCATCCTTACAAATGTTTGTGAGCAGCAGCGGGCTGCCCCCGAGCCCTGTTCCTAGTCCAAGACGCTTCACCAGGTAAGTGAACCTGCTTTGCAAAAGCTTGTCTCTCCTGATGCACTTTTTCCCCAACGTTTTCTTATGGAAATTATCGAACAGACAACAAAATGGAACCAAATGAGCATCCGCATACTACCTGTCACCTATATTCTACCAGTGACATTTTTCCAggcacacacccacccacacaaacacccacccacacacacccaatAACATATCCTTTATaaggataaggaaaaaaatataagattgTAGACCAGTAAAatcaaaatacctttttaaaaatatatatatatatattttttaaagattttatttatttatttgacagagagagagagagagagatcacaagtaggcagagagagggggaagcaggctcctgcctgagcagagagcccaatggcggggcttgatcccaggaccctggaaccatgacccgagctgaaagcagaggcttaaaccactgagccacccaagcgcccctcaaaatacctttttaataaggtttatctttaaaaaaaaaaaaaactgttgtagATACCTTGTCTtatagaatgattttttaaaatagcttgaAATGCCACGTTGTCTCCGATTGCTGTAGGCCAGCTCAGATCACGTTTTGGCATTTCAGTTCGTCAACTTTCAACACGGGCATTTTCCACCGTTTTCTAGATGACtgtcaatttcattgatttatttggtGGGCGCTAACATTTATCTTGCATCTTAGAAGCACTTCACAtcctgtttgtttattctttgaagCAGGAGGAGTCAGAGTCCAGTCAAGTGCATCAGGCCCAGTGTTCTTGGTCctctgaaaagaaaaggcaagtgtCACACTTCTGATACTAAACCTAGTTGAGCTTGAATGACAAACTAGAATTTGTCTGAAGTTAGCTCAAGGCATGAGtccttttttctaaagaaatgggaaatattcTTCCCAACATATGCTTTATGAATTCTAAATTTTGTAAATGAGTTATCTGATACTGTCTATGTTTTTTGTACTTATAACTGAatcttattcatatattcatattacCAATATATATTCCAGAAATTTTTGCCTCTCAGTGATCTGAATAGAAAGTAGATGCAAGTTAATACATTGCAGAAGTACATGCTTATGTCCTGGTAAATAGGTCTCTGAACACGCTGCATATTCAGATATAAAGCCATCACCAAATTATGCCTCACAGAGAGAAACTGCCTCATATTCTAGTCCATAGGGTTTTTGATACGATGGCGTGCTCTTAATTACCTTATTTTAAACCACAGGGCACTCTCACTCGATGCTAGTTTCAGATACATTTGAGGGTCCCTTATGGAGTCTGTTTTAAAAAGGcgcaaaaaataaggaaaggttGAGTCATCCTTCCTGGGGCTATACCCGTATGATTCCAAGTGTTGGGtgtcattttaaagaagagttttaaccataattttgaaaaagcaacTCAGCAAGTAGTTTCTTTGTGCAGATCACCTTTGGGGCCAGGAAAACAGTCCCACTCCTAATACTGGGTAAACAGGTACTTGGAGCTTTGGTGGAAACTTTCCACCAATAGCACCATGCACAGAGTCAAAAAGTGTGATATTTCAGATATCACACTTTTTCTGGAAAGTAGGTTTTGATATGGTGATGATGTTTGCATTtagtgaataaatttttttataaccTGGTAGTCTTTTACCTTAATGCTGCAAGGAATTATTTacaacaaattatttaaataatttacaattATTTACAAGTAAagccattattattgttattattaatttttgattCATTGCAGGAAGTTGGAATTAGTATGGTTATTTAGTTTCAAAGCTATTCCAAAATATACCAGCAGATGGGGGAATTCTTTGATAAAAGGGGCTAAAGTCTTTTGCTAATGGGGTGTCGAAAGTCTGGCAGTAGCTTTTAAAAGCTCCATATTAAAGCATggcagaagcaaataaaaatacaacttttccGGAGTTGGTAATTTCCAAAGTAGCTCCAGAAGAAAGATAATATGAATTAATTGAtaatatgagggaaaaaaataaatgttacatttgTTCTTGCTTGATCTTTTTCCATGAGAAGAATCTTGTATGGCTGTAAATTCACAGTTACTAATTTCCCATTGGAACATATAGTTAGGCCCAagaattaagttttatttaatattcattttaaagcTCAGATAAAGAGCCTCAAAACTAAggtatttgtgtgttttaaatcaTAGCTTATTTGAAAAGGGGCTTTTTTTGTCTTAACTGAGGGTTTTTAGTCTTTGCACTCCTGGTAGCAAAATGTTATTCCGATTAATGCAAAGTTTTTCTGCTACCTTGAAGATATTTTGAGATAGTCTGTTAGAGTGAGGTGTTGCCAGTACAACACCAATTTCCTGAAAGGATTAATGATTGCTTTCAATTACAGATGGGCATTCAAAGTCACTTTTTAAAGTGTTCATTTTCCCTAAGTAGTCTAAAGCAACCTTTAATTTATACACCGTTAGACTACAtactttttaatccatttgaCTTTGACTCAGGAAATACtccaatatattaaaataatataaaatcagtaGTCTTTGCTAGTTGCCTGGGATAAATCATTATTCACTGTGAGCTTCAGCTGTTTGGGGATGGTTCTTTATTTCTGCTGGGGTAAGCCTTGATTCATTTTGCCTGATACAGTCCGTGTTCTGGTTCTGCTCTTCGGTTAAAGAACAGGACTATATCCATACCATGCTAAATAAggggtgtgtgttttttttttaaagggccgCTTACTTTTTGGTTGAGGTTATATGGAAGTATTATTTCTTCCACTTTAAAGCCTGTGGAAAAACAGCTTCGAAGTAATGGCTTGACGAAGCGTTCTGAGCTTTAGTTGAACAAAGATCATCCCATTTTTGCCCCGTGCCTGTATTTGTAAAGTTGTTTTACGGTAGTATTCATCTCTTCTGTTGTAGGTGAAATGGAGACAGAAAGCCAGCCCAAGAGGCTCTTCCAAGGCACTACCAGCATGCTGTCTCCAGAGGCTGCACAACTGTCTGATCTCAGTTCAtggtaaaaaatgaaatcaaatccGAAGGATGTTAGGGGATGATCTATTAAAAAAGAGCCACATCCGAAGTATGTTGGGATCATTTGGAATAACATTTGGCTTTTTATTCATGCTCTATAGAGGGGAAAGCTCCAGGGAGGTACAGAGAATGTGAAACAAAGCAGATCATTTGAAAGTCATTGAGTACTCCTTCAgaagtgtgtgtatgtttctggcaccttccctttcctccctagCTGCTGTTAGGTCAGCCTCTCTCAGTAGGTGGTAATGGTGTGGGAGCGTGGCAACAGCTGGATGGCGCGAGAAAGAGTGTCCGGGTTGGTGTGGATAATGTGCATTGATTGTAGCTGCTCTGCCTGCATTTTGTATTATATCCTTTGACTTAGCAGGGAACACCAGCATCCTCTGAAGCATGGCGTTTTCTATAGCGTTATAAAGTGTTTTTGAAATTTGGGGGGTGTTCTGTCACAGTCCTACCCAGGTTTTGTCTTTTAGTATAAAAAGAAGTGTTAGTATAAAAACACTTCCTGATTCCTGTGGTCTAGtcacataatatttttttcagcCATACTCATCTAACTTAAGGCCCTTCAATGTTTCGGTGCAGAAGttaatatcttttcatgtacctgaaGTCGAGTACTTGAATGCTGACATACattggaaggaaggggaagggataGTGGCAGTGGCCAGGTAATACTTTGAATTCTTTCagtatttacttctttttaagaaaatttttttaaagatttcatttatttatttgagagagcgcgagtgagagaacacaagctgggtgggggtgggtggcagagggagaggcagggagcccgaggtggggctcgatcccaggaccctgggatcatgacctgagccgaaggcagatacttaaccaaccaagccaccctcGTGCCCCTCGGCACCTGTTTCCAATCAATTCACTGAGCGTGTGTGTTCTAGACACAACTGTGTAGTGCCTTTCGGTACTTTTTGTTGCCTGAGTTTTATAGCTGAGGATCTTTTTTAAGAGCCCCAAAGTGCATTCACTTTGGAAATGTAAGGATGGTGTCCTCTAAATAGAGGAATTGTGCACGCCACTTACAAGGTATAAGGATtagtgtttcttcctttccagatCACATATCTATTGTTTTGTGTAAGATAACTTGCACTTGTAGTTGACCAAGAAGTCACAGATTCTTCTAGTTTATTAGACTCGTTGATCAGTACTGTTCTAACCTTGGAACAGATGCCTTTTAGATTGTTCTAGCTATTTTCAGCCCCACAGTCCCTCCTCTGTCATCTATGTCTGTCCTTGGTAGCTCAGTGTGCTAATTTTGGGATAGAGAGCCTTTCCAGGTATGTAGATGATTGCAAAGAGAAAACTTCTGAAGCTTGTCAAGAGGACTATTGGATGAAACTCTACACTTAGTGGAAACTGTCTATCACTTTTATGGTAAAGTGTGTTTTAATATAGGCACATGACAGTATAAATAGCTTTGCTTACCCAGTTGCTAACCAAGTAACCAAGTTAGGGAGAAGATAAGGAAGCATTTCGCCAAGCTGAAAACACAGAGGGTGAGGcgatttaagaaaaaatattctcataGACTGTA encodes the following:
- the PABIR2 gene encoding PABIR family member 2 isoform X2, whose amino-acid sequence is MAQEKMELDFEPDTSDGGTLRRSSSAPLIHGLSDLSQVFQPYTFRTRRNSTTIMSRHSLEEGMDMMNRETAHEREVQTAMQISQSWDESLSLSDSDFEKPEKLYSPKRIDFTPVSPAPSPTRGFGKQCFSPSLQMFVSSSGLPPSPVPSPRRFTSRRSQSPVKCIRPSVLGPLKRKGEMETESQPKRLFQGTTSMLSPEAAQLSDLSSWWCYQGEEIPALTRCVEHLQMNE
- the PABIR2 gene encoding PABIR family member 2 isoform X4: MAQEKMELDFEPDTSDGGTLRRSSSAPLIHGLSDLSQVFQPYTFRTRRNSTTIMSRHSLEEGMDMMNRETAHEREVQTAMQISQSWDESLSLSDSDFEKPEKLYSPKRIDFTPVSPAPSPTRGFGKQCFSPSLQMFVSSSGLPPSPVPSPRRFTSRRSQSPVKCIRPSVLGPLKRKGEMETESQPKRLFQGTTSMLSPEAAQLSDLSSCSDILDGSSSSSGLSSDSLAKGRTTTEFPVACSNPCSPFIFTDDLSPK
- the PABIR2 gene encoding PABIR family member 2 isoform X1, giving the protein MAQEKMELDFEPDTSDGGTLRRSSSAPLIHGLSDLSQVFQPYTFRTRRNSTTIMSRHSLLLSSSPNRVPSSRLHQIKREEGMDMMNRETAHEREVQTAMQISQSWDESLSLSDSDFEKPEKLYSPKRIDFTPVSPAPSPTRGFGKQCFSPSLQMFVSSSGLPPSPVPSPRRFTSRRSQSPVKCIRPSVLGPLKRKGEMETESQPKRLFQGTTSMLSPEAAQLSDLSSWWCYQGEEIPALTRCVEHLQMNE
- the PABIR2 gene encoding PABIR family member 2 isoform X3 yields the protein MAQEKMELDFEPDTSDGGTLRRSSSAPLIHGLSDLSQVFQPYTFRTRRNSTTIMSRHSLLLSSSPNRVPSSRLHQIKREEGMDMMNRETAHEREVQTAMQISQSWDESLSLSDSDFEKPEKLYSPKRIDFTPVSPAPSPTRGFGKQCFSPSLQMFVSSSGLPPSPVPSPRRFTSRRSQSPVKCIRPSVLGPLKRKGEMETESQPKRLFQGTTSMLSPEAAQLSDLSSCSDILDGSSSSSGLSSDSLAKGRTTTEFPVACSNPCSPFIFTDDLSPK